The nucleotide sequence GACGCTGTTCGAGCCGGGTGAAGTGGTGCGTGTGATCGATGGCCCGTTCGCCGATTTCAACGGCGTGGTCGAGGAAGTGAATTACGAGAAGAGCCGCCTGCAGGTTGCAGTGCTGATCTTCGGTCGTTCCACTCCGGTGGAACTGGAATTCGGTCAGGTCGAGAAGAACTGATCGGGGCGGGCTGTCGCGAGACGGCCCGCTTAATGGTGTCCGGCGTTCGCCGGGCAATGTGGCAAACCTCAGGGGAGCCATAGCCAGGCGAAGGTCTGGTGAGGCGCTGGAACCCAAGGGAGTACATCATGGCTAAGAAGATTCAGGCCTACATCAAGCTGCAAGTTGCAGCGGGTGCGGCCAACCCGAGCCCGCCGGTCGGCCCTGCACTGGGTCAGCACGGCGTGAACATCATGGAGTTCTGCAAGGCGTTCAACGCCCAGACTCAGGAGCTGGAAAAAGGCGCTCCGGTACCGGTGGTGATCACCGTGTACAGCGATCGCAGTTTCACCTTCGTCATGAAGACGCCGCCGGCGTCCTTCCTGCTGAAGAAAGCAGCGGGCATCAAGAGCGGCTCCGGCGTGCCGAACAAAAACAAGGTGGGCAAGGTGACCCGTGCCCAGCTTGAAGAAATTGCCAAGACCAAAGAGCCGGACCTGACTGCAGCAAGCCTTGATGCAGCGGTTCGTACCATTGCGGGCAGTGCCCGTTCCATGGGTCTGGACGTGGAGGAATAAGCATGGCCAAGCTTTCCAAACGCGCCCGCGCGATCCGTGAAGCGGTAGTTCCGGGCAAAGCCTACGCCATCGACGAAGCCGTCAGCCTGCTGGCCGAGCTGTCGAAGGTGAAGTTCAAGGAATCCATCGACGCCGCCATCAACCTGGGTGTTGATCCGCGTAAATCTGACCAGAACGTGCGTGGCGCTTCCGTGCTGCCGCACGGCACCGGCAAGACCGTCCGTGTGGCGGTGTTCGCCCAGGGCGCCAACGCTGACGCCGCGCGCGAAGCCGGCGCCGACGTGGTCGGTTTCGACGATCTGGCCGAGCAGGTACAGGGCGGTGAGATCAACTTCGACGTGGTGATCGCTACCCCGGACGCGATGCGTGTGGTCGGTAAACTGGGTACCATCCTCGGCCCGCGCGGCCTGATGCCGAACCCGAAAGTGGGTACCGTGACCGCTGACGTGGCCACTGCGGTGAAAAACGCCAAGGGCGGCCAGGTGCGCTACCGCACCGACAAAGGCGGCATCATTCACTGCAACATCGGCCAGGTTGGCTTTGATGTGAACGCAGTGAAGGAAAACCTGGAAGCACTGGTCGCTGATCTGAAGAAGATCAAGCCGTCCTCCGCCAAAGGCGTGTACCTGAAGAAAATTACGCTGTCGACCACCATGGGCCCGGGTCTGTCCATCGACCTGGCTACCCTGGCGATCTGATCGACGGCAGGAAGTTGGCCGCTGCTGCCCTGAGGGTGGTGGCGGCTTTACGGACTTTGAGTTGCCCGTTTCGGCGGGCTGGCGTCAAAGACCACAGGCGCCCTGATGACGGGGCTTAAAACACCAGCCTGCGCAGACGCGGTGTGGTTCAGGTTCCACTGTGCCCCCGCGTATGAAGGCTTCGCCTTCATAAACCGGGTGATCGGCCTCCGGGCCGGTTGAAGACAATCCAGGAGATGACACAGTGACTCTGAAACTGGAAGACAAGAAAGCCATTGTCGCGGCCGTCAAGGACGCCGCCGACAGTGCTTTCTCTGCTGTGGTCGCCGACTACCGTGGCCTGACGGTCTCGCAGATTACCACGCTGCGTAACCAGGCCCGCGAGCACAACGTTTATTTGCGCGTTGTTCGTAACACACTGGCGCGTCGCGCGCTGGAAGGCACGAACTTCGAACTGCTGAACGACTCGCTGGTAGGCCCGACCCTGATCGGTATGTCGATGTCCGAGAACGACATGGGCGCAGCTGCCCGTCTGTTCAAGGACTTTGCCAAGGACAACACCAAGCTGGAGCTCAAGTCCGGCGTGTTCGATGGCAAGTTGTTCACCGGCAACGAACTCGACGTACTGGCCAAGCTCCCGAACCGCGAACAGGCCCTGACCACTCTGGTATCGCTGCTGCAGGCACCGGTATCCAAGTTTGGCCGCCTGATGACCGCGCTGAAGGAAAAGAACGAAGAGCAGGCTGCCTGATCGCCGCCTGATCCACACCTCATTGAAGATTTTTGGAGAAATTGAACATGGCACTGTCCAAAGACGAAATCCTGAACGCTATCGGCGAGCTGTCCGTACTGGAGCTGGTTGAGCTGATCTCCGCTTTCGAAGAGAAGTTCAACGTGTCTGCTGCTGCCGTGGCTGTTGCTGCTGCACCGGGTGCTGCTGCTGCCGCTGTTGAAGAGCAAACCGAGTTCAACGTTATCCTGACCGGTTTCGGCGACAAGAAAGTAGGCGTGATCAAAGCCGTACGTGAAGCCACCGGCCTGGGCCTGAAAGAAGCCAAGGACCTGGTAGAAGGCGCTCCGGCTCCGGTGAAAGAAGGCGTGTCCAAAGACGAAGCTGAAGCGATCAAGAAGAAGATCGAAGAAGCTGGCGGTACTGCCGAGCTCAAGTAAGCGCCTATGCGCCAGTCTTTCCGGCTAGTGGGAAAGACGCCGGCTGGCAGCCGTTTTCGGCTGCCAGCCTTTTGTCGTTTCTGACAAAGCGCTGTCGACAGCGCCGTGTGCGCGGTGACAGCACCGGTTTCGGCCGGAAGCCATTGTCGTCTTGAGACGGCAGTGCATCAGGCCCGGGCCTGAGAAGTTCAGCACGTAAGCGTGTAAAGACGTCGCCACCGGGCGATGGATCAACAGCCGAGGAACGCAGATGGCATACTCATTTACTGAGAAAAAGCGGATCCGCAAGAATTTCGGCAAGCTTCCCAAAGTCATGGAGGTCCCCTACCTCCTGGCCATCCAGCTTGATTCGTATCGCACCTTCCTGCAACAGGACAAGGGCAGCGAAACGCGTGAAGCCACGGGTCTGGAAGCTGCCTTCAAGTCCGTATTTCCGATCTCCAGCTATTCCGGCAATGCGGCGCTGGAGTATGCCGGTTATGAACTCGGCAAGCCTGTCTTCGACGTCAAGGAGTGTATGCTCCGTGGCGCGACCTACGCTGCCCCGCTGCGTGTCCGTATTCGCCTGGTGATCTACGATAAAGAGTCTTCCGGTGCGATCAAGGACATCCGCGAACAGCAGGTGTACATGGGCGAAATCCCGCTCATGACCGAAAACGGCACCTTCATCATCAACGGTACCGAGCGTGTCATCGTGTCCCAGCTGCACCGTTCGCCGGGCGTGTTCTTCGATCACGACAAGGGCAAGACCCACAGCTCCGGTAAGCTGCTGTATTCCGCACGCGTGATTCCCTACCGTGGTTCCTGGCTCGACTTCGAGTTCGATCCGAAGGACATGGTGTTCGTCCGTATCGACCGTCGCCGCAAGCTGCCGGCGACCGTGCTGCTGCGCGCGCTGGGTTACAACTCCGACGAAATTCTCGAAATGTTCTTCGAGACCAACCAGATCGCGGTGCAGGACGGCGTCTACAAGATGCAGTTGATCGCCGAGCGTCTGCGCGGTGAAACCGCCACGTTCGACATTCTGGCGGGTGACAAGGTTGTGGTGGAAGCCGGTCGTCGTATTACCGCGCGCCACATCCGCGAGCTGGAAAAGGCCAACATCGAGTACCTGGAAATTCCGGGCGAATACCTGAATGGCAAGGTGCTGGCCCGCTCGGTGATCGACCAGGAGACTGGCGAGATCCTGGTAGAGTGCAATACCGAGCTCACCGCTGATGTGCTGGCGAAGCTGGAAAAGGCTGGCGTGCAGGAATTTGAAACCCTGTACACCAACGACCTGGACCACGGCGCCTTCATGTCCGACACGCTGCGCGTCGATGCGACCCGCAGCCAGCTCGAAGCGCTGGTGGAAATCTACCGCATGATGCGCCCTGGCGAACCGCCGACCAAGGACGCTGCGGAAAACCTGTTCAAGAACCTGTTCTTCACCGAAGAGCGCTATGACCTCTCCGGCGTGGGCCGCATGAAGTTCAACCGTCGTCTGGGCCGGGATGAAACCGGTGGCCCGGGCATTCTCTATGACGGTCGCTATTTCAGCCTGCGCAACGACGAAGAAGGCAAGCGTTTCTTCGACGAGCTGGGCGACGGCACCTCCGACATCGTCGAAGTGATCCGTACCCTGGTGGATATCCGTAACGGCAACGGCATCGTTGACGACATCGACCACCTGGGCAACCGCCGCGTGCGTTCTGTCGGTGAAATGGCCGAGAACCAGTTCCGCGTTGGCCTGGTGCGTGTCGAGCGTGCGGTGAAAGAGCGTCTGAGCCTGGCGGAATCCGAAGGCCTGATGCCGCAGGATCTGATCAATGCCAAGCCGGTGGCGGCGGCGGTGAAGGAATTCTTTGGTTCCTCGCAGCTGTCCCAGTTCATGGACCAGAACAACCCGCTGTCCGAGATCACCCACAAACGCCGTGTCTCGGCGTTGGGCCCGGGCGGTCTGACCCGTGAGCGTGCCGGCTTTGAAGTGCGTGACGTGCACCCGACCCACTACGGCCGCGTGTGCCCGATTGAAACGCCGGAAGGCCCGAACATCGGTCTGATCAACTCGCTGGCCACCTATGCCCGCACCAACGACTACGGCTTCCTGGAAAGCCCGTACCGCAAGGTGATCGACGGCAAGGTCAGTGACGACATCGAATACCTGTCCGCCATCGAAGAAGCCGAGTGCGTGATCGCGCAGGCCGACTCGAAAATGGAAGACGGCCGCTTCGTGGAAGAGTTCGTGACCGTGCGTCACCGCAACGAATTCACCGTGATGCAGCCGGAACACATCACCCATATGGACGTGTCCCCGCACCAGGTGGTGTCGGTAGCGGCCGCGCTGATTCCGTTCCTGGAGCACGATGACGCGAACCGCGCACTGATGGGCTCGAACATGCAGCGTCAGGCCGTGCCGACCCTGCGTGCCGAGAAGCCGCTGGTAGGTACCGGCATGGAGCGCAACGTAGCGCGCGACTCCGGTGTCTGTGTGGTGGCCCGCCGTGGCGGTGTGATCGACAAAGTGGATGCAGGCCGGATCATCGTCAAGGTGAACGACGACGAGATCGCCGAAGGCGAAGCCGGCGTTGATATCTACAACCTGACCAAATACACCCGTTCTAACCAGAACACCTGCATCAACCAGCGTCCGCTGGTGAAAGTGGGTGATGTGGTGGCGCCGAAGGACATCCTGGCCGACGGCCCGTCCACC is from Isoalcanivorax pacificus W11-5 and encodes:
- the rplK gene encoding 50S ribosomal protein L11, with protein sequence MAKKIQAYIKLQVAAGAANPSPPVGPALGQHGVNIMEFCKAFNAQTQELEKGAPVPVVITVYSDRSFTFVMKTPPASFLLKKAAGIKSGSGVPNKNKVGKVTRAQLEEIAKTKEPDLTAASLDAAVRTIAGSARSMGLDVEE
- the rplA gene encoding 50S ribosomal protein L1 yields the protein MAKLSKRARAIREAVVPGKAYAIDEAVSLLAELSKVKFKESIDAAINLGVDPRKSDQNVRGASVLPHGTGKTVRVAVFAQGANADAAREAGADVVGFDDLAEQVQGGEINFDVVIATPDAMRVVGKLGTILGPRGLMPNPKVGTVTADVATAVKNAKGGQVRYRTDKGGIIHCNIGQVGFDVNAVKENLEALVADLKKIKPSSAKGVYLKKITLSTTMGPGLSIDLATLAI
- the rplJ gene encoding 50S ribosomal protein L10, which produces MTLKLEDKKAIVAAVKDAADSAFSAVVADYRGLTVSQITTLRNQAREHNVYLRVVRNTLARRALEGTNFELLNDSLVGPTLIGMSMSENDMGAAARLFKDFAKDNTKLELKSGVFDGKLFTGNELDVLAKLPNREQALTTLVSLLQAPVSKFGRLMTALKEKNEEQAA
- the rplL gene encoding 50S ribosomal protein L7/L12 encodes the protein MALSKDEILNAIGELSVLELVELISAFEEKFNVSAAAVAVAAAPGAAAAAVEEQTEFNVILTGFGDKKVGVIKAVREATGLGLKEAKDLVEGAPAPVKEGVSKDEAEAIKKKIEEAGGTAELK
- the rpoB gene encoding DNA-directed RNA polymerase subunit beta, whose product is MAYSFTEKKRIRKNFGKLPKVMEVPYLLAIQLDSYRTFLQQDKGSETREATGLEAAFKSVFPISSYSGNAALEYAGYELGKPVFDVKECMLRGATYAAPLRVRIRLVIYDKESSGAIKDIREQQVYMGEIPLMTENGTFIINGTERVIVSQLHRSPGVFFDHDKGKTHSSGKLLYSARVIPYRGSWLDFEFDPKDMVFVRIDRRRKLPATVLLRALGYNSDEILEMFFETNQIAVQDGVYKMQLIAERLRGETATFDILAGDKVVVEAGRRITARHIRELEKANIEYLEIPGEYLNGKVLARSVIDQETGEILVECNTELTADVLAKLEKAGVQEFETLYTNDLDHGAFMSDTLRVDATRSQLEALVEIYRMMRPGEPPTKDAAENLFKNLFFTEERYDLSGVGRMKFNRRLGRDETGGPGILYDGRYFSLRNDEEGKRFFDELGDGTSDIVEVIRTLVDIRNGNGIVDDIDHLGNRRVRSVGEMAENQFRVGLVRVERAVKERLSLAESEGLMPQDLINAKPVAAAVKEFFGSSQLSQFMDQNNPLSEITHKRRVSALGPGGLTRERAGFEVRDVHPTHYGRVCPIETPEGPNIGLINSLATYARTNDYGFLESPYRKVIDGKVSDDIEYLSAIEEAECVIAQADSKMEDGRFVEEFVTVRHRNEFTVMQPEHITHMDVSPHQVVSVAAALIPFLEHDDANRALMGSNMQRQAVPTLRAEKPLVGTGMERNVARDSGVCVVARRGGVIDKVDAGRIIVKVNDDEIAEGEAGVDIYNLTKYTRSNQNTCINQRPLVKVGDVVAPKDILADGPSTDMGELALGQNMRVAFMPWNGYNFEDSILISEKVVREDRFTTIHIQELTCVARDTKLGPEEITSDIPNVGEAALSKLDESGIVYIGAEVGAGDILVGKVTPKGETQLTPEEKLLRAIFGEKASDVKDTSLRVSSGVKGTVIDVQVFTRDGVDKDERAKQIEQMQLDQFRKDLKDEYRILEQDMLERLRRELVGKKVNGGAGQKRGTELTNELLDSLKSEQWFELRPADDDVAEQLERAQQYLEAHKKEQEERYKDKQGKITGGDDLAHGVLKIVKVYLAIKRRIQPGDKMAGRHGNKGVISVIMPEEDMPHDEHGVPVDVVLNPLGVPSRMNIGQILETHLGWAAKGLGEKIGRMLDEQKKIAEVREFLERLYNETGDVHNREELKTFSDAEIVELAQNLRAGVPMATPVFDGAKEFELKALLELADVHPSGQSQLWDGRTGDKFDRQVTVGYMYMLKLNHLVDDKMHARSTGSYSLVTQQPLGGKAQFGGQRFGEMEVWALEAYGAAYTLQEMLTVKSDDVNGRTRIYKNIVDGDHRMDPGMPESFNVLLKEIRSLGINIELENE